The Gammaproteobacteria bacterium genome has a segment encoding these proteins:
- a CDS encoding DUF465 domain-containing protein, whose product MLGESHDLMHEFPEYAEKIGELRANDTSFAKLMKNYDTLDNRIRELEGLGAPVADETLEDLKKERVQLKDTLYSLLRG is encoded by the coding sequence ATGCTTGGGGAATCCCATGATTTGATGCACGAATTTCCGGAGTACGCCGAAAAAATCGGCGAGCTACGGGCGAACGACACATCGTTCGCCAAACTTATGAAGAATTACGACACACTCGATAACCGAATCCGGGAACTCGAAGGCCTTGGCGCCCCGGTCGCAGACGAGACGCTGGAGGACCTGAAAAAAGAGCGGGTGCAGTTGAAGGACACGCTCTATAGCCTTCTGCGAGGCTAA
- a CDS encoding substrate-binding domain-containing protein, which produces MESHPNPITEGIFKFYGSQMLKDLDLYEKVTGGKMCKGCWAVEGRTWFTERHHRETPYRIENGEADVGIIWVTEVKHAKAEGRAIDGVAIEAPYNMAEKVGDVIFRQSP; this is translated from the coding sequence GTGGAGTCGCACCCCAACCCGATCACCGAGGGGATCTTCAAATTCTACGGCTCGCAGATGTTGAAGGACCTGGATCTGTACGAGAAGGTCACGGGCGGGAAGATGTGCAAGGGTTGCTGGGCCGTGGAAGGCAGGACCTGGTTTACCGAGCGCCATCACCGCGAAACGCCGTACCGCATCGAGAACGGTGAGGCGGACGTAGGCATTATCTGGGTCACCGAGGTGAAACACGCCAAGGCCGAGGGCCGTGCGATCGACGGCGTCGCCATCGAGGCGCCGTACAATATGGCGGAAAAGGTCGGCGATGTCATTTTCCGGCAATCGCCTTAG
- a CDS encoding TrpB-like pyridoxal phosphate-dependent enzyme yields the protein MTDTKILLDENEIPTHWYNVVADMPNPPLPPLGPDGKPAGPEALAAIFPPGIIEQEVSAERWIPIPEAVREIYRLWRPSPLYRARRLENDLGTPAKIYYKYEGVSPAGSHKPNTAVAQAYYNRQAGIRRISTETGAGQWGSSMALAGRMFGLEVVVYMVKVSYHQKPYRRSMMHTWGAEVYPSPTDHTNAGRQILEQDPDTTGSLGIAISEAVEVAATNEDTNYSLGSVLNHVLLHQTVIGQEAKRQFEKIGEYPDMVFAPCGGGSNFGGIAFPFFADKAAGREVRLVAVEPQSCPTLTRGIYAYDFGDTVGLTPLMKMFTLGHDFLPPGIHAGGLRYHGDSPLVCQLFKEGLLEAVAVPQVATFEAGVRFAQTEGIVPAPESNHAIRAVVDEALRCRESREPKILLFNLSGHGHFDMSSYDKFYKGELEDTEFPEEALKVALSHLPKVEAA from the coding sequence ATGACGGACACCAAGATACTGCTTGACGAAAACGAGATCCCGACCCACTGGTACAACGTCGTCGCGGACATGCCCAACCCGCCCCTACCGCCGCTGGGACCGGATGGAAAACCGGCGGGCCCGGAGGCGCTGGCCGCAATCTTTCCTCCAGGGATTATCGAGCAGGAGGTCAGCGCCGAGCGTTGGATCCCGATTCCTGAGGCCGTACGCGAGATCTACCGATTGTGGCGGCCTTCGCCGCTGTACCGGGCGAGGCGGCTCGAAAATGATCTGGGGACACCGGCGAAGATCTATTACAAGTACGAGGGTGTCAGCCCGGCCGGATCGCACAAGCCCAATACCGCCGTGGCGCAGGCCTATTACAATCGGCAGGCCGGGATCAGGCGTATCTCCACCGAGACAGGTGCGGGGCAGTGGGGTTCGTCGATGGCGCTCGCCGGGCGCATGTTCGGACTCGAAGTCGTCGTATACATGGTCAAGGTGAGTTACCACCAGAAGCCTTACCGGCGATCGATGATGCACACCTGGGGTGCCGAGGTGTATCCCAGCCCCACCGACCACACCAACGCCGGGCGGCAGATTCTCGAGCAGGATCCCGATACGACGGGATCACTCGGGATCGCCATCTCGGAGGCGGTCGAGGTGGCGGCCACCAACGAGGACACCAACTACAGCCTCGGATCGGTACTCAACCACGTCCTGCTGCATCAGACGGTGATCGGGCAGGAAGCGAAAAGGCAGTTCGAGAAGATCGGGGAATATCCCGACATGGTGTTCGCACCCTGCGGAGGCGGATCGAACTTCGGTGGCATCGCCTTTCCGTTCTTCGCCGACAAGGCGGCGGGGCGCGAAGTGAGGCTGGTTGCCGTCGAGCCCCAGTCCTGTCCCACCCTGACGCGCGGAATCTACGCCTACGACTTCGGCGATACGGTGGGACTGACACCGTTGATGAAGATGTTCACCCTCGGTCACGACTTTTTGCCGCCGGGCATCCACGCCGGCGGGTTACGTTACCACGGGGATTCGCCGTTGGTTTGCCAGCTCTTCAAAGAGGGATTGCTGGAGGCGGTGGCCGTTCCTCAGGTAGCCACCTTCGAGGCCGGCGTGCGGTTCGCGCAAACCGAGGGGATCGTCCCAGCCCCGGAATCGAACCACGCCATCCGCGCTGTCGTCGACGAGGCGTTGCGCTGCAGGGAGTCGCGGGAGCCAAAGATCCTGTTGTTCAACCTATCCGGTCACGGACACTTCGACATGTCGTCATACGACAAATTCTACAAGGGCGAGCTGGAAGACACCGAGTTTCCCGAAGAGGCGCTGAAAGTGGCCCTGTCGCACCTGCCTAAGGTGGAGGCCGCCTGA
- a CDS encoding NAD-binding protein, whose protein sequence is MDSVIFTVIRRMRFPLMALTIVYSIAVLGFTLIPAQDASGNPARMGFFDAFYFVSYTATTIGFGELPYPFTPAQRLWTIVCIYATVIVWIYSIGTLISLAQDAGFNRAVTRRRFRKRVRELTRPFYLVCGYGETGTALTRALIHRNRMAVVIDVDPQRISALKMENYQLFVPALCADAGVPTILREAGLKHDRCIGVVAVTDDNEINLKISITAKLLHKDITVYARSDSSDVEKNMESFETDNVVDPYETFALHLAIALEMPCQFLIHRWLSGLNIEKLEEPVYPPATGLWVICGFGRFGKAIYSRLKVEGVGVIVIEATPDRTGEPAEGCIKGRGTEAETLKDARIESAVALVAGTSDDTNNLSIVMTAKELNSRLFVVLRQNELVNQDIVDAVHADIVMHPSAIIANRIRVMMMVPLLREFIVLAKMQDNAWACELASRISALVGDEAPDVWEVCLKCSGLPGDRTDPVAVIRALTDKQTVRLGHLMYDPHKRHDKLRCLTLLLKSEHGSTFLPKPETALSVGDRILFCGSSAARDDMEWTLQNENILRYSMTGKSRSPQRIWKVLAHALGVRH, encoded by the coding sequence ATGGACAGCGTAATCTTCACCGTCATCCGCCGCATGCGGTTTCCGCTGATGGCGTTGACGATCGTCTATTCCATCGCGGTACTGGGATTCACCCTGATTCCCGCCCAGGATGCGAGCGGGAACCCCGCGCGTATGGGGTTTTTCGACGCCTTCTACTTCGTCAGCTATACGGCGACGACGATCGGGTTCGGCGAACTACCTTATCCATTCACACCGGCACAGCGCCTCTGGACGATCGTGTGCATCTACGCGACGGTCATCGTCTGGATCTACTCCATCGGCACCCTAATCTCCCTGGCCCAGGACGCGGGGTTTAACCGCGCGGTGACCCGGCGACGGTTCAGGAAGCGAGTCCGGGAGCTGACACGCCCCTTCTACCTGGTCTGCGGCTACGGCGAGACAGGCACCGCGCTGACCAGGGCGCTGATCCACCGCAACCGGATGGCGGTCGTGATCGACGTCGATCCCCAGCGCATCAGCGCGCTCAAGATGGAGAACTATCAACTGTTCGTTCCGGCGCTGTGCGCGGATGCCGGTGTCCCGACCATACTGCGGGAGGCGGGTCTGAAGCACGACCGATGCATCGGTGTCGTGGCGGTGACCGACGATAACGAGATCAACCTGAAGATCTCCATCACCGCCAAACTGCTGCACAAGGACATCACCGTCTACGCGCGTTCCGATTCGAGCGACGTGGAGAAGAATATGGAGTCCTTCGAGACCGACAATGTCGTCGATCCCTACGAGACCTTCGCGCTGCACCTGGCGATCGCGCTCGAGATGCCGTGCCAGTTTCTGATCCATCGCTGGCTTTCCGGACTCAATATCGAGAAGCTCGAAGAACCAGTCTATCCACCCGCTACCGGGCTGTGGGTGATCTGCGGTTTCGGCCGTTTCGGAAAGGCGATCTACAGTCGTCTCAAGGTCGAAGGTGTCGGCGTGATCGTGATCGAGGCGACACCGGACAGGACCGGGGAACCGGCCGAAGGCTGCATCAAGGGGCGGGGCACGGAGGCCGAGACACTGAAGGACGCACGGATCGAATCCGCCGTCGCACTGGTGGCAGGGACCAGCGACGACACCAACAACCTGTCCATCGTCATGACGGCCAAGGAGCTGAATTCGCGGTTGTTCGTGGTGTTAAGGCAGAACGAGCTGGTCAACCAGGACATCGTCGACGCCGTCCACGCGGACATCGTGATGCACCCCAGCGCGATCATCGCCAACAGGATACGCGTCATGATGATGGTTCCGTTGTTGCGCGAATTCATCGTGTTGGCGAAGATGCAGGACAATGCCTGGGCCTGCGAGCTTGCGAGTCGGATCTCGGCGCTGGTCGGTGACGAGGCCCCGGATGTCTGGGAGGTGTGTCTGAAGTGTTCCGGCCTGCCCGGTGACCGGACCGATCCCGTCGCAGTCATCAGGGCGCTTACGGATAAGCAAACGGTCAGACTCGGTCACCTCATGTACGATCCGCACAAGCGCCACGACAAATTGCGCTGCCTCACGCTGTTGTTGAAGAGCGAGCACGGTTCCACCTTCCTGCCTAAACCCGAGACCGCATTGTCGGTCGGTGACAGGATACTGTTCTGTGGCAGCAGCGCCGCGCGCGACGACATGGAATGGACGCTGCAGAACGAGAACATCCTGAGGTACTCGATGACCGGAAAGTCACGTTCGCCGCAGCGAATCTGGAAGGTGCTGGCCCACGCTCTGGGGGTGCGTCACTAA
- a CDS encoding phytanoyl-CoA dioxygenase family protein: MPVLTAEQLADFEEDGFLVARGFYDQDEIAAITHWVDEIQHWPDTPGAHQRYYEPSLTGDGTRILNRMENFAPFHTGFRDLFIGSRLQEAVAELFGEPAVLFKEKVNFKLPGGDGFKPHQDHQAGWGDYADLFISVLVGIDRSTVGNGCLEVVAGHHKQGMFEEWKPLTEDDMRDMAFVHCPTEPGDAIFFDSFTPHGSGPNLTGERRRLLYVTYNRASAGDYREQYYADKRRSYPQDCERDPDREYVFRV, translated from the coding sequence ATGCCGGTACTGACCGCGGAACAGTTGGCCGATTTCGAAGAAGACGGGTTTCTCGTCGCACGGGGCTTCTACGACCAGGACGAGATCGCCGCGATCACCCACTGGGTGGACGAGATCCAGCACTGGCCGGACACCCCCGGTGCACACCAGCGATACTACGAGCCTTCGCTCACCGGGGACGGAACGCGCATCCTCAACCGGATGGAGAACTTCGCCCCCTTCCATACCGGCTTCAGAGACCTGTTTATTGGCAGCCGCCTGCAGGAGGCGGTCGCCGAGCTGTTCGGCGAACCGGCCGTGCTGTTCAAGGAGAAGGTCAACTTCAAGCTGCCCGGGGGAGACGGGTTCAAGCCGCACCAGGATCACCAGGCAGGCTGGGGCGATTACGCGGACCTGTTCATCTCGGTGCTGGTCGGGATCGATCGTTCAACCGTGGGGAACGGCTGCCTCGAGGTCGTGGCCGGGCACCACAAGCAGGGGATGTTCGAGGAATGGAAGCCGCTGACCGAGGACGATATGCGGGATATGGCCTTCGTCCACTGCCCGACGGAGCCGGGAGACGCGATTTTTTTCGATTCGTTCACCCCGCACGGTTCCGGACCGAACCTCACCGGCGAACGGCGCCGATTGCTCTATGTCACCTACAACCGCGCCTCGGCGGGAGATTATCGGGAGCAATACTACGCCGACAAGCGCAGGAGCTACCCGCAGGACTGCGAGCGCGATCCCGACCGGGAGTACGTCTTCAGGGTGTGA
- a CDS encoding nuclear transport factor 2 family protein: MLNAFETPQDAEDAFYDAFEEGNIDAMMSAWAARDDIICIQPIRRQAIGRQGVREAWEEVFSTGARIEIEVHHQHWTESGDCAIHIVLEQLTLNGDTSNRPPPILATNLYRNYGDGWLLVLHHASPTPPPPGRVQRMPPGAGI, from the coding sequence ATGCTGAACGCCTTCGAAACCCCTCAGGATGCGGAAGACGCCTTTTACGACGCCTTCGAGGAAGGCAATATCGACGCGATGATGTCCGCCTGGGCAGCCCGCGACGATATCATCTGCATCCAGCCGATACGCCGTCAAGCTATCGGCCGGCAGGGCGTCCGCGAGGCGTGGGAAGAGGTCTTTTCCACCGGGGCGCGGATCGAGATCGAGGTGCACCACCAGCACTGGACCGAATCGGGTGATTGCGCCATCCATATCGTGCTCGAGCAGCTTACCCTGAATGGAGACACGAGCAACCGTCCGCCTCCCATCCTGGCGACGAACCTGTACCGCAACTACGGCGACGGCTGGCTCCTGGTGCTTCATCACGCCTCTCCGACTCCCCCGCCGCCGGGTAGGGTGCAGAGAATGCCCCCGGGAGCGGGTATATGA
- a CDS encoding TusE/DsrC/DsvC family sulfur relay protein — translation MAETMNDIMHPGSDAADETFPYAPQGWSRSVAESVASGDGLSLTDDHWEAIKALQSYFSKHESAKPRELHDALDEKFHARGGIKFLYELFPGGPIAQGCRVAGLEAPAGSADASFGSVK, via the coding sequence ATGGCAGAAACGATGAACGACATCATGCATCCCGGCAGCGATGCGGCGGATGAAACGTTTCCCTATGCACCGCAGGGTTGGTCACGCAGCGTAGCCGAGTCCGTGGCCTCGGGCGATGGTCTCAGCCTGACGGACGATCACTGGGAGGCCATCAAGGCGCTGCAGTCGTATTTCTCCAAGCACGAATCGGCGAAGCCGCGAGAATTGCACGACGCGCTGGACGAAAAATTCCACGCGCGCGGAGGAATCAAGTTTCTCTACGAACTGTTCCCGGGTGGACCCATTGCCCAGGGTTGTCGCGTCGCGGGTCTCGAAGCGCCCGCGGGCAGCGCGGACGCCTCCTTCGGCAGCGTGAAGTAG
- a CDS encoding thioredoxin family protein: protein MSRTSDTRRSPPDALLLMQPGCAHCPQVLNALVSLLEQGIVARLKAVNVMEYPEAAREVGTRSVPWTRIGDFVLPGNYTETELKHWARESTREDGVAHYYSDLLDNGHLARAMARIQESPVEVQDLLGLLAGEEVPLSVRIGVSAIVEELAGHEALVGAFDRIKALTGAPSPATRADAAYFLALTGAVEARPVIRKLLHDEQAQVREVAGEALEILEHPDIL from the coding sequence ATGTCCCGCACTTCCGACACCCGCAGATCGCCGCCGGACGCACTGCTTCTGATGCAGCCGGGCTGCGCGCATTGCCCGCAGGTCCTGAACGCGCTGGTTTCCCTTCTCGAGCAGGGCATCGTCGCCCGACTGAAGGCCGTCAACGTGATGGAATACCCGGAGGCGGCCCGCGAGGTCGGAACACGTTCGGTCCCCTGGACGCGGATCGGTGACTTCGTACTGCCCGGCAACTATACCGAAACCGAGTTGAAGCACTGGGCGCGGGAATCGACGCGGGAGGATGGCGTCGCGCACTACTATTCCGACCTGCTCGACAACGGACACCTCGCCCGGGCGATGGCGCGCATTCAGGAAAGCCCCGTGGAGGTCCAAGATCTGCTCGGCCTGCTCGCCGGCGAAGAGGTTCCCCTGTCGGTGCGTATCGGTGTCTCAGCGATCGTCGAGGAGCTTGCCGGTCACGAGGCCCTGGTCGGGGCATTCGATCGTATCAAGGCGCTCACCGGGGCCCCGAGCCCCGCCACGCGTGCGGATGCGGCATATTTTCTCGCCTTGACGGGCGCAGTGGAGGCGAGACCCGTAATCCGGAAACTGTTGCACGACGAGCAGGCCCAGGTCCGCGAGGTTGCCGGGGAGGCGCTGGAGATCCTGGAACACCCCGATATCCTGTGA
- a CDS encoding sodium:proton antiporter, whose product MNLLDIAALLMTVAALFAYFNHRYLHLPRVIGLMVISLGMSLAIIVVGKLGLGGVENHAKTVVGSIDFDKTLMHGMLSFLLFAGALHVDLSDLLRQKWVILILASVGVVVSTLLIGVAALAVFGWLGIDMPLIYCLLLGAIISPTDPIAVLGILKTAGAPKSQEIKITGESLFNDGFAVVVFVVLASLTAGEAEPGVGQIALLFAEEALGGALFGLALGGVAYYLLKQSNDYQLEVLITLATVMGGYSLATAIHVSGPIAVVIAGLLIGNHGRLYAMSSKSRANLDTFWELLDETLNAILFVLMGLELLVLSYDGRYLLAALLIIPVSLLARFITVGTLVGLFRFGRSFAAGVVKILTWGGLRGGVSVALALSLSPGPERGVIVAVTYAVVVFSVIVQGLSLGRLIRWIHPPHKPVEAER is encoded by the coding sequence ATGAACCTGCTCGACATCGCGGCGTTGCTCATGACCGTCGCCGCCCTGTTCGCCTACTTCAATCATCGCTATCTCCACCTGCCACGTGTTATCGGCCTGATGGTGATATCGCTGGGCATGTCGCTGGCCATCATCGTGGTCGGTAAGCTCGGCCTGGGCGGAGTCGAGAATCATGCCAAGACGGTCGTCGGCAGTATCGACTTCGACAAGACCCTGATGCACGGCATGTTGAGTTTCCTCCTGTTCGCCGGCGCGCTGCACGTCGACCTGTCGGATCTCCTGAGGCAGAAATGGGTGATCCTGATCCTGGCGAGCGTCGGGGTGGTCGTCTCCACGCTGCTGATCGGTGTCGCGGCCCTGGCCGTATTCGGGTGGCTCGGTATCGACATGCCGTTGATCTACTGTCTGCTGCTCGGGGCGATCATCTCGCCTACGGATCCGATCGCCGTCCTCGGCATTCTCAAGACCGCAGGCGCGCCAAAGTCGCAGGAGATCAAGATCACCGGGGAATCGCTGTTCAACGATGGATTTGCCGTGGTCGTGTTCGTCGTGCTCGCCAGTCTGACGGCGGGAGAGGCCGAACCGGGCGTGGGGCAGATCGCCTTGCTGTTCGCCGAGGAGGCTCTGGGCGGGGCGTTGTTCGGTCTCGCGCTGGGTGGCGTCGCCTACTACCTGCTGAAACAGTCCAATGACTATCAACTCGAAGTCCTGATCACGCTGGCGACCGTCATGGGAGGCTATTCGCTGGCTACCGCGATCCATGTCTCCGGACCCATCGCCGTGGTGATCGCAGGCCTGCTGATCGGGAATCACGGTCGCCTCTACGCCATGTCCAGCAAATCCCGTGCGAACCTGGACACCTTCTGGGAACTGCTGGACGAGACACTGAACGCGATCCTGTTCGTACTCATGGGACTGGAACTGCTGGTGCTGAGCTACGACGGCCGATACCTGCTCGCGGCACTGCTGATTATTCCCGTCTCCCTGCTGGCGAGGTTCATCACCGTGGGAACCCTGGTGGGGCTGTTTCGCTTCGGGCGCAGCTTTGCCGCAGGCGTGGTCAAGATCCTGACCTGGGGCGGCCTCCGCGGGGGGGTTTCGGTTGCGCTTGCGTTGTCGCTCTCACCGGGTCCGGAACGCGGGGTCATCGTGGCCGTGACCTACGCGGTGGTGGTCTTCTCCGTGATCGTTCAGGGTCTGAGCTTGGGCCGCCTGATCCGCTGGATTCACCCGCCGCACAAACCCGTCGAGGCGGAGCGGTAG
- a CDS encoding DUF6394 family protein yields MNPNKVFFGFFIVLALTLNFGFVVGEIDRPEHHHVYEFFAVIVVNVIATILKLGDRTQMGAVLLATSLVAVLQLLAGAVVWWAAIYVSDIGMTPTVTASIVSLASGAVLANVVSVVLLIVETVTVRR; encoded by the coding sequence ATGAATCCCAACAAGGTCTTTTTCGGTTTTTTCATCGTGCTCGCGCTGACGTTGAACTTCGGGTTCGTCGTAGGAGAGATCGACAGGCCCGAACATCACCATGTCTACGAATTCTTCGCGGTGATCGTGGTCAATGTGATCGCGACCATCCTCAAGCTCGGGGACCGCACCCAGATGGGAGCGGTACTGCTCGCCACGAGCTTGGTCGCGGTGCTGCAGCTCCTGGCGGGTGCGGTAGTCTGGTGGGCTGCCATCTACGTCTCGGATATCGGCATGACGCCCACAGTCACCGCCAGCATCGTCTCGCTCGCCAGCGGTGCGGTACTCGCAAACGTGGTCTCCGTTGTACTGCTGATCGTGGAAACCGTCACCGTCCGTCGCTGA
- a CDS encoding PfkB family carbohydrate kinase, translating to MTRILAVGTAAVDIIHSVDGYPPEDAEVRARSRRRATGGNAANLLQVIGGLGHACALAGVLADDPEGVWVRAALRERGIDLSACQTVAGGTTPTSCIYLNSRNGSRTIVHSRDLPEYAFRNFADIDLDAFDWLHFEGRNVEETRRMIDLARTVRPGLPVSVEIEKPRPGIEILIDGVDVVLFSRDYALARMHDSAESLLDSISTPALRVCAWGETGAYARTPDGGRLQAFAYPPEVVVDTLGAGDTFNAGLLDALIRGRSAVDALEDASRLAGAKCGMVGFEGLSSRG from the coding sequence ATGACTCGAATCCTGGCCGTCGGCACTGCCGCGGTAGATATCATCCATTCCGTTGACGGCTACCCGCCGGAGGACGCCGAGGTCCGGGCGCGGTCGCGGCGTCGCGCCACGGGAGGAAACGCGGCGAATCTGCTTCAGGTGATCGGCGGACTGGGCCACGCCTGCGCGCTTGCCGGCGTTCTGGCGGACGATCCGGAAGGGGTCTGGGTTCGCGCGGCCCTGCGAGAGCGCGGGATCGATCTCTCTGCCTGCCAGACCGTGGCCGGCGGCACGACACCGACCTCCTGTATCTATCTCAACTCGCGCAACGGTTCGCGCACCATCGTGCACTCGCGGGATCTCCCGGAGTACGCGTTTCGGAATTTTGCCGATATCGATCTGGACGCCTTCGACTGGCTGCACTTCGAGGGCCGGAACGTCGAGGAGACCCGGCGAATGATCGACCTGGCGCGCACGGTGAGACCCGGGCTTCCGGTTTCAGTCGAGATTGAGAAGCCGAGGCCAGGTATCGAGATCCTGATCGACGGCGTGGACGTCGTTCTGTTCTCCCGGGACTATGCGCTTGCCCGAATGCATGACAGCGCCGAATCACTACTGGACTCGATATCGACGCCCGCCCTGCGAGTCTGCGCCTGGGGCGAGACCGGCGCGTACGCCCGGACCCCCGACGGCGGACGACTGCAGGCCTTCGCGTATCCACCCGAGGTTGTCGTCGACACCCTGGGGGCGGGCGACACCTTTAATGCCGGTCTCCTGGACGCGCTGATACGCGGGCGTAGCGCGGTCGACGCGCTGGAGGACGCCAGCCGCCTGGCGGGTGCGAAATGCGGAATGGTCGGTTTCGAGGGTTTGAGTTCAAGGGGTTGA
- the bioA gene encoding adenosylmethionine--8-amino-7-oxononanoate transaminase, which yields MALDRAYVWHPYSAIGSDLPVFPVVSAEGVRLKLADGRELIDGMSSWWCAIHGYNHPQMNQALEAQVRQMSHVMFGGLTHRPAVELAGRLVELTPDALQSVFFADSGSVSVEVAMKMAIQYWHARGSTSRQRFLTIRGGYHGDTFGAMSVCDPVTGMHTLFTDALTRQFFVDTPACRFGEPSTGEDIAPMEETLRREHERIAAVIMEPIVQGAGGMRFYSADYLARVRDLCDRHDTLLILDEIATGFGRTGRLFACEHARVTPDILCLGKSLTGGYLTLSATLTTREISETIGAHAPHVFMHGPTFMANPLACSAALASLRLLTDSPWWERIAHLETWLSAGLEPCRSMRGVADVRVLGAIGVVETIETVDLRAVQPRFVELGVWVRPFGKLVYLMPPYIATERDIGILTSAVRTVVAETD from the coding sequence ATGGCGCTGGATCGTGCCTATGTCTGGCACCCCTATAGCGCCATCGGGTCCGACCTGCCCGTCTTTCCGGTGGTTTCCGCCGAAGGCGTACGTCTGAAACTGGCGGACGGGCGCGAACTGATCGACGGTATGTCATCCTGGTGGTGCGCCATTCACGGCTACAACCACCCGCAAATGAACCAGGCGCTCGAGGCCCAGGTCCGCCAGATGTCGCACGTCATGTTCGGCGGACTGACGCATCGCCCGGCCGTCGAACTGGCCGGACGCCTCGTGGAACTGACGCCGGACGCCCTGCAATCGGTGTTCTTCGCCGACTCGGGGTCGGTATCGGTGGAGGTCGCCATGAAGATGGCGATCCAGTACTGGCACGCCAGGGGCTCAACCTCCCGGCAACGCTTCCTGACGATCCGGGGCGGTTACCACGGCGACACCTTCGGCGCCATGTCGGTGTGCGACCCGGTCACCGGTATGCACACCCTGTTCACGGACGCCCTCACCCGGCAGTTCTTCGTCGATACCCCGGCGTGCCGGTTCGGCGAACCCAGCACTGGCGAGGATATCGCGCCGATGGAAGAAACACTCCGGCGCGAGCACGAGCGGATCGCCGCGGTCATCATGGAACCGATCGTTCAGGGCGCCGGCGGCATGCGGTTCTATTCCGCCGACTACCTGGCACGCGTCAGAGATCTCTGCGATCGGCACGACACCCTGTTGATCCTGGACGAGATCGCCACCGGATTCGGCCGTACCGGCCGGCTCTTCGCCTGCGAACATGCGCGCGTCACGCCGGACATCCTGTGCCTGGGCAAATCGCTGACCGGTGGTTATCTCACGCTGTCCGCCACGCTGACCACACGCGAGATCAGTGAAACGATCGGTGCTCACGCACCACACGTCTTCATGCACGGCCCGACCTTCATGGCGAACCCGCTGGCCTGCTCCGCCGCGCTGGCCAGTCTGCGCCTGCTGACCGACTCGCCCTGGTGGGAAAGGATTGCCCATCTGGAAACCTGGCTTTCGGCGGGCTTGGAACCCTGCCGGTCGATGCGGGGGGTGGCGGATGTGCGTGTACTGGGGGCGATCGGCGTGGTCGAGACGATCGAAACCGTCGATTTGCGGGCCGTGCAGCCTAGGTTTGTCGAGCTGGGGGTATGGGTCCGCCCATTTGGAAAACTGGTGTACCTGATGCCGCCCTACATAGCGACAGAACGCGATATCGGGATACTGACCTCGGCGGTGCGAACCGTGGTCGCTGAAACCGACTGA